A genome region from Thermomonospora amylolytica includes the following:
- the radA gene encoding DNA repair protein RadA — protein sequence MAKAKTTPRAAYRCAECGWQTTKWVGRCGECQAWGTVSEAGAAAPPRVVAAGPVTSPARPIGEVDVRTAQTRPTGLDELDRVLGGGLVPGAVLLLAGEPGIGKSTLLLEVAALAAADTPVLYVTGEESAEQVRLRADRVGAVTDGLYLAAETELAAVLGHIDAVEPRLLVVDSIQTIGTAEVDGAPGGVTQIREVTANFIRVAKERGITTVLVGHVTKDGAIAGPRLLEHLVDVVLYFEGDRHSRLRMIRAVKNRYGPTDELGCFDLSEVGIVGLADPSGLFLTRREEPVPGTCVTVTLEGRRPLVAEVQALVAKSFLPSPRRATSGLESARVAMVLAVLARRCQISMHDQDVYVSTVGGVRLTETSVDLAVALAVAGSTVEQALSGNVIALGEVGLAGEVRAVPGVQRRLAEASRLGFKAAVVPKGSLDLGERTPLRRAELQAVSYEGMKVMEVDNLQQALRVAFTAP from the coding sequence ATGGCCAAGGCGAAGACCACTCCCCGGGCGGCCTACCGCTGCGCCGAGTGCGGCTGGCAGACCACCAAGTGGGTCGGGCGCTGCGGCGAGTGCCAGGCGTGGGGCACCGTCTCCGAGGCCGGCGCCGCCGCCCCGCCGCGCGTGGTGGCCGCCGGTCCGGTCACCTCCCCGGCCCGGCCGATCGGCGAGGTGGACGTACGGACCGCGCAGACCCGGCCGACCGGGCTGGACGAGCTGGACCGGGTGCTGGGCGGCGGCCTGGTGCCCGGCGCGGTGCTGCTGCTGGCCGGCGAGCCCGGCATCGGCAAGTCCACCCTGCTGCTGGAGGTCGCCGCGCTGGCCGCCGCCGACACCCCCGTGCTGTACGTCACCGGCGAGGAGTCCGCCGAGCAGGTCCGGCTGCGCGCCGACCGGGTGGGCGCGGTCACCGACGGGCTGTACCTGGCCGCCGAGACCGAGCTGGCCGCCGTGCTCGGCCACATCGACGCGGTCGAGCCCAGGCTGCTGGTGGTGGACTCCATCCAGACCATCGGCACCGCCGAGGTCGACGGCGCCCCCGGCGGCGTCACCCAGATCCGCGAGGTCACCGCCAACTTCATCCGGGTGGCCAAGGAACGCGGCATCACCACCGTGCTGGTCGGCCACGTCACCAAGGACGGCGCCATCGCCGGGCCCCGGCTGCTGGAGCACCTGGTCGACGTGGTGCTGTACTTCGAGGGCGACCGGCACAGCCGGCTGCGGATGATCCGCGCCGTCAAGAACCGCTACGGCCCCACCGACGAGCTGGGCTGCTTCGACCTGTCGGAGGTCGGCATCGTGGGGCTGGCCGACCCCAGCGGGCTGTTCCTGACCCGGCGCGAGGAGCCGGTGCCGGGGACCTGCGTGACCGTGACGCTGGAGGGCCGCCGCCCGCTGGTCGCCGAGGTGCAGGCGCTGGTGGCCAAGTCGTTCCTGCCCTCCCCGCGCCGCGCCACCTCCGGGCTGGAGTCGGCGCGGGTGGCGATGGTGCTGGCGGTGCTGGCCCGGCGCTGCCAGATCTCCATGCACGACCAGGACGTGTACGTCTCCACCGTCGGCGGGGTGCGGCTCACCGAGACCTCCGTGGACCTGGCGGTGGCGCTGGCGGTGGCCGGGTCCACCGTCGAGCAGGCGCTGTCGGGGAACGTGATCGCGCTCGGCGAGGTCGGGCTGGCCGGGGAGGTCCGCGCGGTGCCGGGCGTGCAGCGCCGGCTGGCCGAGGCGAGCCGGCTGGGGTTCAAGGCCGCGGTCGTCCCCAAGGGGTCGCTGGACCTGGGCGAACGGACCCCGCTGCGGCGGGCCGAGCTGCAGGCGGTCAGCTACGAGGGCATGAAGGTGATGGAGGTGGACAATCTGCAGCAGGCCCTCCGGGTGGCCTTCACCGCGCCCTGA
- a CDS encoding class I SAM-dependent methyltransferase, whose amino-acid sequence MAEIAAGAVPSPNIWNSPQVYEIENRAVDPDGLLEAALRRIRPWAGATVLDLGCGTGFHLPMFAREAARVIGVEPHSALAAAAARRVRDLANVAVRVGAAQAIPLPDASVDVVHARWAYFFGPGCEPGLAELRRVIRRGGAAMIIDNDATRSTFGGWFRRWLPRYDPAAVEAFWARQGFSREPVLIRWAFAGREDLAEVLRIEFPAELAEAFLAEHDGCEVDYAVNIWWRRY is encoded by the coding sequence GTGGCCGAGATCGCGGCGGGCGCCGTGCCCAGCCCCAACATCTGGAACTCCCCGCAGGTCTACGAGATCGAGAACCGCGCCGTGGACCCCGACGGGCTGCTGGAGGCGGCGCTGCGCCGGATCCGCCCGTGGGCCGGCGCGACCGTGCTGGACCTGGGCTGCGGAACGGGCTTCCACCTGCCGATGTTCGCCCGCGAGGCGGCCCGGGTGATCGGCGTGGAGCCGCACTCGGCGCTGGCGGCGGCCGCCGCGCGGCGGGTGCGGGACCTGGCGAACGTGGCCGTGCGGGTCGGCGCGGCGCAGGCGATCCCGCTGCCGGACGCCTCGGTGGACGTGGTGCACGCCCGCTGGGCGTACTTCTTCGGGCCGGGCTGCGAGCCGGGGCTGGCCGAGCTGCGGCGGGTGATCCGGCGCGGCGGGGCGGCGATGATCATCGACAACGACGCCACCCGCTCCACGTTCGGCGGCTGGTTCCGGCGCTGGCTGCCCCGGTACGACCCGGCGGCGGTGGAGGCGTTCTGGGCCCGGCAGGGGTTCAGCCGGGAGCCGGTGCTGATCCGGTGGGCGTTCGCCGGCCGCGAGGACCTGGCCGAGGTGCTGCGCATCGAGTTCCCGGCGGAGCTGGCCGAGGCGTTCCTGGCCGAGCACGACGGGTGCGAGGTCGACTACGCCGTGAACATCTGGTGGCGGCGCTACTGA